A stretch of DNA from Lycium ferocissimum isolate CSIRO_LF1 chromosome 4, AGI_CSIRO_Lferr_CH_V1, whole genome shotgun sequence:
TGGTACCTGAAGATAAACAAGACTTCAGACTATGCTTTTTATGTGGAGAATTTTGAACATTCTTGGCAAGTTCAAGCTTGGCAGTTTCAATATACTTTTCCCCAAGAAGATCAAAAAGAATGACGGTGCCGGCAGAAACGGCCATGGCTGTTGCTAAGACAATACCCTGTGAGCTCATTAAACTGGACATAACAATAATGGTAGAgttgaattgatgaaattgattagAAGAAAGACGAATGAATGTAAGTTAAGAAAGTAGCAACTAAGACTTCAATGGAGATCGCTTATTGTTGAGTAGTATGGCTAGTTAATTGGTATAGAGGCTAGCTAGCTCCAGCTAATTAGCAATAGATACTCTACTTGTTGTTGCCGTGTCCCGTGAGTCGTCACAGAGAGGGTTCAAGGacacagttaggtgggaatCGGTACATGCTCCCCTGCTCTTATATACACAATGCTCCGTCCGTCCCAAAATAAATGTTGTTTTAGTATAAAAAAAACATTCTAAAATAAGTGACATCTTAGAAATTCAAGATAAAAACTGGCAAGtgttttcaagtttcaactatGACCTAAGTATTAAAGAAATAGTCATCTTTAATATTGCTTAATTATCAAAAAACATTTAATAAATATAAGTAATTTAGTAAACTCCACATTCATTTATTGATTTCTTGAGCATGATTTTTgataagatgacacttattttgggacggattGAGTAGTAAATAGTACTCCTACGTCTCAATTTGGCATTTTTCGGATGTCGAAAATcaaagaagttttttttttcactgtaATTTTTTCACATGccttaaatattttaattatcaattattgtaatttataattttttttacgtAATCAACGAGTATgtaatttcaaaaactaaaagatttcatgttcaaattcaagtcaaaattaaaaatttaactcACAAAATTTGAACAGTGCCACAAAAATTGAGAGACAAAAGAGTGTATGAATTTTTTAGTCAATCAAATCATTTATAGTCATTACTGAGTAGTAAATATCTTTTAACAAACACTTGCCTTTTAAGTTAGTTTTCGGGATTAAGTTAGGCCTAAGATATATTAGTTATCATGATATCAGAATGAGTCTCATATTCTCATTCCAATTCTTGATTTACCCGATATATACATTTGTCTTAGTTATATAATTTTGACAATTCTTACCTCTTGAGTTAAGCTCAAATTTCCTTTTCtatcaattaattttttaatatgataAAAATAGTACTATAAGCTGTTAGCATAagttaaaattatatttatagtgtaatctttttaataatattagtgtaaaaaaaaaatgtggtgAAATGTATACTCTCGTATTTGGGTTTGGTTTTTGgctttttctttcaatagtGCAAGTGCAAGTGCACGAAAGGGGAAAGAGAGAAGAAACCAGCTAGAGAAGCTGGATGGTCAAAGTTTGAGTTGTGTAAAGCTGGGCATTCAGTTATGAACTTATGGTTGTGGGCGTTGGAGTCAGTGCTAGAATTCTAAGTTGGCGTTTGGCCACAAGAATATATTGACTTTATTTAAGATTTTTTATtaaacttttttcactttttgtgattttaaacTTATTATGTAAGATTTcgaatacaacttaaaatatatatataaaaaaaacttatttttttttaaaattcacttttttttacttttttacaactacattcatcaaaaactacaatttcaaaaactatgaccaaacacaactccaaaattccaaaaaaagtgaattttttttttgtatctatggacaaacgagGCCTAAGTTTATGAGTCTAgattttgaaaaggaaaaaattattctcttcatctcaatttaagtgtcaaAGTTTAAGGACTATAAAgggacttttgaatcttgtaatcttaaattaaagatgtgggtaatttattaaaatattctttgaattttgtgattttaaacttgtcatgtagGATGTCTGAATTGCCtacttattaaatatataaaaaaaagagacttttgaatcttgtatttttaaattaaaagatgtgggtaatgtattaaaaaaatattttttgaattttatgattttaaacaAAATCGGTAGGATGTAAATTGCTTActtattgaaaaatatataaaaaacaatgctctttttgggacatattaaacaaaaactaAAACAATTAAA
This window harbors:
- the LOC132052248 gene encoding uncharacterized protein LOC132052248, with protein sequence MSSLMSSQGIVLATAMAVSAGTVILFDLLGEKYIETAKLELAKNVQNSPHKKHSLKSCLSSGEKKKDSRKKKSKKRRVHFAADVKDSNGNSEEYRREHYRSSSNCYGNKILGMPSNR